In the Salmo trutta chromosome 33, fSalTru1.1, whole genome shotgun sequence genome, one interval contains:
- the LOC115172974 gene encoding lysophosphatidylserine lipase ABHD12, protein MDSKETPGSENKKSYCKLNTVTSERSQCSPGLSILKKAIFLQCIVYISLPVILCLFPWILGHVVFSHWLRFPYLVDLTNPAELSLNHTLNFYLIPEEGISLGVWHTVPDSQWEKAQGAGPEWYSETLGDGSPVIIYLHGNVGSRAINHRVELVKILSAAGYHVLSLDYRGYGDSSGEPSEVGMTSDALYLYQWVKTRSRTSQVCLWGHSLGTGVATNAAVKIQEQAMELARERARDLRDVTQADLEPSYAVDGVILEAPYTNMEEEVASHPLSMMYQYLPGFESVLHHVTQSNNMVFANDENLKTLTTRILFLHAEDDNVVPFYMGQKLYQIALQARRQLDAEYQVFMVSYSESLGYSHNYIYLDPNLASIVGRFLQSKNNNIDRPIVR, encoded by the exons ATGGACAGCAAGGAAACCCCTGGGTCTGAAAATAAGAAGTCTTACTGCAAACTGAATACTGTTACAAGTGAACGGTCACAGTG TTCTCCGGGGTTATCCATACTGAAGAAGGCGATCTTTCTGCAGTGTATCGTCTACATCTCTCTGCCTGTCATTCTCTGCCTGTTTCCGTGGATACTAGGCCACGTTGTCTTTTCTCACTGGT TAAGGTTTCCGTACCTTGTGGACCTGACCAATCCAGCAGAGCTCTCCCTGAACCACACTCTAAACTTCTACCTCATTCCAGAGGAGGGGATCTCACTGGGTGTATG GCATACGGTTCCCGACAGCCAATGGGAGAAGGCCCAGGGGGCCGGCCCTGAGTGGTACAGTGAGACTCTGGGAGATGGTTCTCCTGTTATCATCTATCTCCACGGCAACGTGGGCTCCAG GGCCATAAACCACAGAGTGGAACTTGTGAAG ATCCTAAGTGCAGCAGGGTATCATGTACTGTCACTGGACTACAGAG GTTATGGAGATTCCAGTGGGGAACCCAGTGAGGTTGGGATGACCTCTGACGCCCTCTATCTGTACCAGTGGGTAAAGACACGCAGCAGGACCAGCCAGGTCTGTCTGTGGGGACATTccttgggcactgg GGTGGCCACCAACGCTGCTGTAAAGATACAGGAACAGG caatggagttggcCAGAGAAAGAGCACGTGATCTGAGGGACGTAACACAAGCAGATCTGGAGCCAAGCTATGCTGTTGATGGTGTGATCCTGGAGGCTCCGTACACCAATATGGAGGAGGAAGTAGCCAGCCATCCCCTCAGCATG ATGTATCAGTATCTTCCAGGTTTTGAGAGCGTTCTTCATCACGTTACGCAAAGCAACAACATGGTGTTCGCTAACGATGAAAA TTTAAAGACCTTGACCACTCGTATCCTTTTCCTACACGCTGAGGATGACAATGTGGTTCCTTTTTACATGGGCCAGAAG CTGTACCAGATTGCACTTCAAGCCCGTAGACAACTGGATGCAGAGTACCAGGTGTTCATGGTATCCTACAGTGAATCCTTAGGATACTCACACAACTATATCTATTTGGATCCCAACCTGGCCAGTATTGTTGG GCGGTTTCTACAAAGCAAGAATAACAACATTGATAGACCGATAGTTCGGTGA